A section of the Streptomyces sp. Je 1-369 genome encodes:
- a CDS encoding HAD family hydrolase: protein MEGTGADGGRIGLVVLDMAGTTVADGGLVEQAFAAAARELGVEPDSADHAAKLEYVRATMGESKISVFRHLFGEEKLAQQANIAFEKAYGALVDGGRIAPLPGAREAIEELADDGRTVVLTTGFARVTQDAILDALGWRELVGLTLCPADAGGRGRPYPDMVLAAFLRTGAVDGVRDVAVAGDTAYDMLSGVRSGASVVAGVLTGAHGDAALREAGATHVLGSVAELPAVLRGGG from the coding sequence ATGGAGGGAACCGGCGCGGACGGCGGCCGTATCGGGCTCGTCGTGCTCGACATGGCCGGGACCACCGTCGCCGACGGGGGGCTCGTCGAGCAGGCCTTCGCCGCCGCCGCGCGCGAGCTCGGCGTCGAGCCCGACTCGGCCGACCATGCCGCGAAACTGGAGTACGTCCGCGCCACCATGGGCGAGTCCAAGATCTCCGTCTTCCGGCACCTGTTCGGCGAGGAGAAGCTCGCGCAGCAGGCGAACATCGCCTTCGAGAAGGCGTACGGGGCGCTCGTCGACGGTGGCCGCATCGCACCCCTCCCCGGGGCGCGCGAGGCCATCGAGGAGCTCGCGGACGACGGCCGCACCGTCGTCCTCACCACGGGGTTCGCCCGCGTCACCCAGGACGCCATCCTCGACGCGCTCGGGTGGCGGGAGCTGGTCGGCCTCACCCTGTGCCCCGCCGACGCGGGCGGCCGCGGCCGCCCCTACCCGGACATGGTGCTCGCCGCCTTCCTGCGGACCGGCGCCGTGGACGGCGTGCGGGACGTCGCCGTCGCGGGCGACACGGCGTACGACATGCTCAGCGGCGTACGATCCGGCGCCTCCGTCGTCGCGGGAGTGCTCACCGGCGCCCACGGTGACGCCGCGCTGCGCGAGGCCGGTGCCACCCACGTACTCGGCTCCGTCGCCGAACTGCCCGCCGTACTCCGGGGAGGCGGCTGA
- a CDS encoding TIGR03364 family FAD-dependent oxidoreductase, which produces MRVIVVGAGVVGTMHAWHALDRGHEVVQIERESEARGASLRNFGQIWVSGRAGGEELDTALRARELWEGIGARVPGLGFRANGSLTLVRNDREHAVAEAALARPDAAARGYKLLTADEARAHNPALRGDFSGALWCERDAAVEPRTAQLRLREALLASPRYTFLPGREVRDVVGESAVRDDHGDVHTGDAVVLATGAWLGGLVRELAGPDLPVRRVRLQMMQTEPLGEPLTTSVADADSFRYYPAYKSDALDALNSGQAQAPTAAAHKMQLLMVQRADGGLTIGDTHEYEHPFAFDTVEDPYDHLTEVVEGFLGRPLPKIRRRWAGVYAQCVDTSRVVHRQQVRDGVWLVTGPGGRGMTCSPAIAEQTADELGW; this is translated from the coding sequence GTGAGAGTCATCGTCGTAGGAGCCGGCGTGGTGGGAACCATGCACGCCTGGCACGCACTGGACCGCGGCCACGAGGTCGTACAGATCGAGCGGGAGAGCGAGGCCCGGGGCGCGTCGCTGCGCAACTTCGGGCAGATATGGGTGAGCGGCCGGGCGGGCGGCGAAGAGCTCGACACCGCCCTGCGCGCCCGCGAGCTGTGGGAGGGCATCGGCGCACGCGTCCCCGGCCTCGGCTTCCGGGCCAACGGCTCCCTCACCCTCGTCCGCAACGACCGCGAGCACGCCGTCGCCGAGGCGGCCCTCGCCCGCCCGGACGCGGCCGCCCGCGGGTACAAGCTGCTGACCGCCGACGAAGCGCGGGCCCACAACCCGGCCCTGCGGGGCGACTTCAGCGGAGCGCTGTGGTGCGAGCGGGACGCGGCCGTCGAGCCGCGCACCGCCCAACTGAGGTTGCGGGAGGCGCTGTTGGCTTCGCCCCGGTACACCTTCCTGCCCGGCCGTGAAGTCCGCGACGTCGTCGGTGAGAGCGCCGTGCGCGACGACCACGGCGACGTGCACACCGGCGACGCCGTCGTCCTCGCCACCGGCGCCTGGCTCGGCGGGCTCGTCCGTGAACTCGCGGGGCCCGACCTGCCCGTACGCCGCGTACGGCTGCAGATGATGCAGACGGAGCCCCTCGGTGAACCGCTCACCACCTCCGTCGCCGACGCGGACAGCTTCCGGTACTACCCGGCGTACAAGTCGGACGCCCTGGACGCGCTCAACTCCGGGCAGGCGCAAGCACCGACCGCCGCCGCGCACAAGATGCAGCTGCTCATGGTGCAGCGCGCGGACGGCGGCCTGACCATCGGCGACACCCACGAGTACGAGCACCCCTTCGCCTTCGACACCGTCGAGGACCCCTACGACCACCTCACCGAGGTCGTCGAGGGCTTCCTCGGGCGCCCGCTGCCGAAGATCAGGCGGCGCTGGGCCGGGGTGTACGCGCAGTGCGTCGACACGAGCCGTGTCGTGCACCGGCAGCAGGTGCGCGACGGCGTGTGGCTGGTCACCGGGCCCGGCGGGCGCGGCATGACCTGCTCGCCCGCCATCGCCGAGCAGACCGCCGACGAGCTGGGATGGTGA
- a CDS encoding GntR family transcriptional regulator — protein sequence MDNLSPEPPAHLLTQAPGAPIRSGIPEHGRIPKYYAVKARIAGLVEELGDGQTLPTERDLAERYEVARETVRQALRELLLEGRLRRQGRGTVVAGPKLEQPLSLASYTEGVRRQGRTPGRNLISLDRFPCPTPLAAEIGAEPGAPVWHMERVLLADDERVGLESTYVSVARVPRLDVDFEPDSSFYAYLRDRLGISFGDADERIETVLATPREALLIGTPPALPMLLIHRLSRDTDRRPLERVRTLYRGDRFSFTTHLG from the coding sequence GTGGACAACCTCAGCCCCGAGCCCCCCGCCCACCTGCTCACGCAGGCTCCCGGCGCGCCCATCCGGTCCGGCATTCCCGAGCACGGGCGCATCCCGAAGTACTACGCCGTGAAGGCCAGGATCGCGGGGCTCGTCGAGGAGTTGGGGGACGGGCAGACGCTGCCCACCGAACGGGATCTCGCCGAGCGGTACGAAGTGGCGCGGGAGACCGTGCGGCAGGCGTTGCGCGAACTGCTCCTGGAGGGGCGGCTCCGCAGGCAGGGCCGCGGCACCGTCGTCGCGGGCCCCAAGCTGGAGCAGCCGCTGTCGCTGGCGAGTTACACGGAAGGCGTGCGCAGGCAAGGACGTACGCCGGGACGCAACCTCATCTCCCTCGACCGCTTCCCCTGCCCCACCCCGCTCGCCGCCGAGATCGGTGCCGAACCCGGCGCGCCCGTATGGCACATGGAGCGCGTGCTGCTCGCCGACGACGAGCGGGTCGGCCTGGAGAGCACCTACGTCTCCGTGGCCCGCGTGCCCCGCCTCGACGTCGACTTCGAACCCGACTCGTCCTTCTACGCGTACCTGCGCGACCGCCTCGGCATCTCCTTCGGCGACGCCGACGAGCGGATCGAAACGGTCCTCGCCACCCCCCGCGAGGCTCTCCTCATCGGGACGCCGCCCGCGCTGCCCATGCTGCTGATCCACCGGCTCTCCCGGGACACGGACCGCCGACCGCTCGAACGCGTACGCACTCTCTATCGCGGGGACCGGTTCTCCTTCACCACGCACCTCGGCTGA
- a CDS encoding ROK family transcriptional regulator, with translation MHRDNSSNSGSFGHAGQAGQAGQAGHAGHSGVNLPVLRGHNAALVLDLLRAAGETGISRLELAERTGLTPQAVSKITARLRAEGLAAEAGRRASTGGKPRTVLRLVPGAGHAVGLHLDRDELTAVLVDLTGTVVAERRAPLAFGAGARAVVEVAVGEVRGLLGAAARDEGAEGGGGGAAARGEGAGGGGGAWAVSGVGVALPGPLDHAEGVLHRVTGFPEWDGFPLRDALAERLGLPVTVDKDTNAAALGLALAGVADSFAYVHLGTGLGAGLVLGGAVHRGARTGAGEFGHQVVQLDGPRCECGDRGCVEALCLAAVARGEFEEAARVLGTAAGNLVGLLDIDRVLLGGRTVFAAGDVFVRGVGAVVGERVRRGGGDGDGDAVASRSGAVPDPASGPGSGPLSGPLSGPVSGPVSVPVSLAPGGERAVAEGAAQLVLAPVFGRADVAFPARRGGRG, from the coding sequence GTGCACAGGGATAACTCAAGCAACTCGGGCAGCTTTGGCCACGCGGGCCAGGCAGGCCAGGCAGGCCAGGCAGGCCACGCGGGCCACTCAGGCGTGAACCTGCCGGTGCTGCGCGGGCACAACGCGGCGCTCGTGCTCGATCTGCTGCGCGCCGCGGGCGAGACCGGCATCAGCCGCCTGGAGCTCGCCGAGCGCACGGGGCTCACGCCGCAGGCGGTCAGCAAGATCACGGCGCGGCTGCGGGCGGAGGGGTTGGCGGCGGAGGCGGGGCGCCGCGCGTCGACGGGCGGCAAGCCGCGCACGGTGCTGCGCCTCGTGCCCGGCGCGGGCCACGCGGTCGGCCTCCACCTCGACCGCGACGAGCTGACGGCGGTCCTCGTCGACCTGACCGGCACGGTCGTCGCGGAACGCCGCGCCCCGCTCGCCTTCGGCGCGGGGGCGCGGGCCGTGGTGGAGGTGGCGGTGGGGGAGGTTCGGGGGCTGTTGGGTGCGGCGGCGCGTGATGAGGGGGCGGAGGGTGGTGGCGGGGGTGCGGCGGCGCGTGGCGAAGGGGCGGGTGGTGGCGGGGGTGCGTGGGCGGTTTCCGGGGTCGGGGTCGCTCTGCCCGGGCCGCTCGATCACGCGGAGGGCGTGCTGCACCGGGTGACCGGGTTTCCGGAGTGGGACGGGTTCCCGTTGCGGGACGCGCTCGCGGAACGGCTCGGGCTGCCCGTCACGGTCGACAAGGACACCAACGCCGCCGCGCTCGGCCTCGCGCTGGCGGGCGTCGCGGACTCCTTCGCGTACGTCCATCTGGGCACGGGGCTCGGCGCCGGGCTCGTGCTCGGCGGGGCTGTCCACCGCGGGGCGCGTACGGGGGCGGGGGAGTTCGGCCACCAGGTCGTGCAGTTGGACGGGCCTCGCTGCGAGTGCGGGGACCGGGGGTGCGTCGAGGCGCTCTGCCTCGCTGCGGTCGCGCGGGGCGAGTTCGAGGAGGCGGCGCGGGTGCTGGGCACGGCCGCGGGGAACCTTGTCGGGCTGCTCGACATCGACCGCGTGCTGCTCGGGGGGAGGACGGTGTTCGCGGCGGGGGATGTTTTCGTACGGGGGGTGGGGGCGGTCGTGGGGGAACGCGTTCGGCGTGGGGGCGGAGACGGAGACGGAGACGCGGTGGCTTCCCGGTCGGGGGCGGTTCCTGATCCCGCTTCCGGTCCGGGTTCCGGCCCCCTTTCCGGCCCCCTTTCCGGCCCCGTTTCCGGTCCCGTTTCCGTGCCCGTGAGTCTCGCCCCCGGAGGGGAACGCGCGGTCGCGGAGGGCGCGGCTCAGCTCGTTCTCGCGCCCGTCTTCGGCCGCGCGGACGTGGCGTTTCCCGCCCGCCGCGGTGGTCGGGGCTGA
- a CDS encoding Gfo/Idh/MocA family oxidoreductase, which produces MTDTGSSRPSPGSPLRVGLIGYGLAGSVFHAPLIAATEGLVLDTVVTSNPERQAQARAEFGDDLRCAASADELWGRADELDLIVIAAPNKTHVSLATAALKAGLPAVVDKPIAGTAAEARELAALADERGLLLSVFQNRRWDNDFRTLRKLLADGELGDVWRFESRFERWRPQPKGGWRESGDPEEIGGLLYDLGSHVVDQALVLFGPAVSVYAESDVRRPGAEADDDTFLALTHANGVRSHLYVSATTAQLGPRFRVLGSQAGYVKYGLDPQEAALRDGKRPATETPWGVEAESMWGRVGSGESPLTGGGRPTPTLPGDYPAYYAAVAAALRGEGENPVSAHEAAAALDVLEAARRSARDGVTVTL; this is translated from the coding sequence ATGACTGATACAGGCTCCTCGCGCCCCTCCCCGGGCTCCCCGCTCCGCGTCGGCCTCATCGGATACGGCCTCGCGGGCTCCGTCTTCCACGCCCCGCTGATCGCCGCCACCGAGGGCCTCGTCCTCGACACGGTCGTGACGTCGAACCCCGAGCGGCAGGCACAGGCCCGCGCCGAGTTCGGCGACGACCTGCGCTGCGCGGCCTCCGCCGACGAGCTGTGGGGCCGGGCGGACGAGCTCGACCTGATCGTCATCGCCGCACCCAACAAGACCCACGTCTCCCTCGCGACCGCGGCGCTCAAGGCGGGCCTCCCGGCCGTCGTGGACAAGCCGATCGCCGGCACCGCGGCCGAGGCCCGCGAGCTCGCGGCCCTCGCCGACGAGCGCGGGCTGCTCCTGTCCGTCTTCCAGAACCGCCGCTGGGACAACGACTTCCGTACGCTGCGCAAGCTGCTCGCCGACGGTGAGCTCGGCGACGTATGGCGCTTCGAGTCCCGTTTCGAGCGTTGGCGGCCGCAGCCGAAGGGCGGCTGGCGCGAGTCCGGCGACCCGGAGGAGATCGGCGGCCTGCTCTACGACCTGGGCAGCCACGTCGTCGACCAGGCCCTCGTCCTGTTCGGCCCCGCGGTGAGCGTGTACGCGGAGTCGGACGTCCGCCGCCCGGGCGCGGAGGCCGACGACGACACGTTCCTCGCCCTCACGCACGCGAACGGCGTCCGCTCGCACCTGTACGTCAGCGCGACGACCGCGCAGCTCGGCCCGCGCTTCCGCGTGCTCGGCTCCCAGGCCGGTTACGTGAAGTACGGCCTCGACCCGCAGGAGGCCGCCCTCCGCGACGGCAAGCGCCCGGCGACCGAGACCCCGTGGGGCGTGGAGGCGGAGTCGATGTGGGGCCGGGTCGGTTCCGGCGAGTCCCCGCTGACCGGCGGCGGCCGCCCCACGCCGACCCTGCCGGGCGACTACCCCGCGTACTACGCGGCGGTGGCCGCGGCCCTGCGCGGCGAGGGCGAGAACCCCGTCTCCGCGCACGAGGCGGCGGCTGCCCTGGACGTCCTGGAGGCGGCACGCCGCTCGGCCCGCGACGGTGTGACGGTGACGCTGTGA
- a CDS encoding heme-degrading domain-containing protein, translating to MSTPPTPPPAPANAPSIDELEAQERRLVLPHFTYDDAWTLGTLLVDLARERGAPVAIDIHRGGQQLFHAALPGSTPDNDAWISRKRRVVERYGCSSLLVGSRFRAKGTTFEDASRLDLDAYAAHGGAFPIAVEGAGVIGAVVVSGLPQVKDHALVVEALERFLAT from the coding sequence GTGAGCACTCCTCCCACCCCTCCTCCCGCCCCCGCGAACGCCCCCTCCATCGACGAGCTGGAGGCCCAGGAACGCCGCCTGGTCCTCCCCCACTTCACGTACGACGACGCGTGGACCCTCGGCACGCTCCTGGTGGACCTCGCCCGCGAGCGCGGCGCCCCCGTCGCGATCGACATCCACCGCGGCGGCCAGCAGCTCTTCCACGCGGCGCTCCCCGGCTCGACCCCGGACAACGACGCCTGGATCTCCCGCAAACGTCGCGTCGTGGAGCGCTACGGCTGCTCCTCCCTCCTGGTCGGCTCCCGCTTCCGCGCCAAGGGCACGACCTTCGAGGACGCCTCCCGCCTCGACCTCGACGCGTACGCGGCCCACGGCGGCGCGTTCCCGATCGCGGTCGAGGGCGCGGGGGTGATCGGCGCGGTGGTGGTGTCGGGGCTGCCGCAGGTGAAGGACCATGCGTTGGTGGTCGAGGCGCTGGAGCGCTTTCTCGCAACCTGA
- a CDS encoding radical SAM protein, translated as MQLPAFVDLRPIGRCNLSCPFCFGPRHEVPSMSWDTARNVVDVLRGGGVQGVVISGGEPTLLPYLPDLVGALRKPFDDGRPAPRVVLSTNGLAPQKAMDRVLPHLSWIALPLESADRKEHGLLRTGSPAPHRDRVLGLLGEVRKNHEHVRVKLGTVVTRLNVEGAPRVLDLIEDASLPDVWKVYQMSETNYGADNRDWLALGDEEFEDVVSACEEAARQRGVTLRVYRNSTRTGSYFFIDPDCGIVVVDEGEERRIGNLFEKLADDTLRPAELLTPARNVENFAGTYPDP; from the coding sequence ATGCAGCTGCCCGCATTCGTGGATCTACGCCCCATCGGCCGCTGCAATCTCAGCTGCCCCTTCTGTTTTGGACCGCGTCACGAGGTCCCTTCCATGTCATGGGACACAGCTCGGAACGTGGTCGACGTCCTACGGGGCGGCGGGGTGCAGGGTGTCGTCATCTCCGGTGGTGAACCGACCCTGCTCCCCTACCTTCCCGACCTCGTAGGGGCGCTGCGGAAGCCCTTCGACGACGGGCGGCCCGCCCCCCGCGTCGTCCTCAGCACCAACGGCCTCGCACCCCAGAAGGCCATGGATCGCGTCCTGCCCCACCTCTCCTGGATCGCCCTGCCCCTGGAGTCCGCGGACCGCAAGGAGCACGGTCTCCTCCGCACCGGCAGCCCCGCACCGCACCGCGACCGGGTGCTCGGCCTGCTCGGTGAGGTGCGCAAGAACCACGAGCACGTCCGGGTGAAGCTGGGCACCGTCGTCACCCGCCTCAACGTCGAGGGCGCCCCGCGGGTCCTCGACCTGATCGAGGACGCGTCCCTGCCCGACGTCTGGAAGGTCTACCAGATGTCCGAGACCAACTACGGGGCGGACAACCGGGACTGGCTCGCCCTCGGCGACGAGGAGTTCGAGGACGTCGTGAGCGCGTGCGAGGAGGCCGCGCGGCAGCGCGGCGTGACCCTGCGGGTGTACAGGAACTCCACCCGTACCGGCAGTTACTTCTTCATCGACCCGGACTGCGGGATCGTCGTCGTCGACGAGGGTGAGGAACGCAGAATCGGGAACCTTTTCGAAAAGCTGGCGGACGACACGCTCCGGCCCGCCGAACTGCTCACCCCAGCCAGGAACGTGGAGAACTTCGCCGGCACCTACCCGGACCCGTGA
- a CDS encoding nucleotide triphosphate diphosphatase NUDT15, protein MTTHVRVGVQAIVRRDGGGGGGAVGDILLGLRTNCFGAGSWGLPGGHLELGETLKQAARRELAEETGIEALDLRVACLTDPAPAANHHMQVGVEVLDYAGDIRLREPDRCLRWQFWPLDGLPAPLFVGSEGVLMSVRRGALHVPLVG, encoded by the coding sequence ATGACGACGCATGTACGTGTGGGTGTGCAGGCAATCGTCCGCCGCGACGGCGGAGGCGGGGGTGGCGCCGTCGGCGACATCCTGCTCGGTCTGCGGACCAACTGCTTCGGCGCGGGCTCCTGGGGCCTGCCCGGCGGCCACCTCGAACTGGGCGAGACCCTGAAGCAGGCCGCCCGCAGGGAGCTCGCCGAGGAGACCGGCATCGAAGCCCTCGACCTGCGCGTCGCCTGCCTCACCGACCCCGCCCCCGCGGCCAACCACCACATGCAGGTCGGCGTCGAAGTCCTCGACTACGCGGGCGACATCCGCCTGCGCGAACCCGACCGCTGCCTGCGCTGGCAGTTCTGGCCCCTGGACGGGCTGCCCGCGCCGCTCTTCGTCGGCTCGGAGGGCGTTCTGATGAGCGTCAGGCGCGGCGCCCTGCACGTGCCCCTGGTCGGCTGA